The following coding sequences are from one Salvia splendens isolate huo1 unplaced genomic scaffold, SspV2 ctg859, whole genome shotgun sequence window:
- the LOC121791628 gene encoding protein FAM126B-like, with amino-acid sequence MATPPTLCTPGGSPSPEPAPASTFSPLSSLPPPTTTPLSLADTDRPARSLLLSSSAYSLLSSALSAPSSGSADDTVCHWLYDTYLSSDPDLRLVVLSTLPLLASVYLHRIHHPDSEAPSSLSGFEAVILALYTSETKSRNGKAVTVTIPDLSQPSLYHAP; translated from the coding sequence ATGGCCACTCCTCCGACCCTATGCACTCCTGGTGGGAGTCCATCTCCAGAGCCCGCTCCCGCATCCAccttctctcctctctcctccCTTCCTCCCCCCACCACGACCCCTCTCTCCCTCGCCGACACCGACCGCCCCGCCCGCTCCCTCCTCCTCTCCTCGTCCGCCTACTCTCTCCTCTCCTCCGCCCTCTCCGCCCCCTCCTCCGGCTCCGCCGACGACACCGTCTGCCACTGGCTCTACGACACCTACCTCTCCTCCGACCCCGATCTCCGCCTCGTCGTCCTCTCCACACTCCCGCTCCTCGCCTCCGTCTACCTTCACCGGATCCACCACCCCGACTCCGAAGCTCCGAGTTCCCTCTCCGGCTTCGAGGCCGTCATCTTAGCGCTCTACACTTCCGAGACGAAATCGCGCAACGGCAAGGCAGTCACCGTCACCATCCCCGATCTATCGCAGCCGTCGCTCTATCACGCTccgtga
- the LOC121791627 gene encoding chlorophyll a-b binding protein CP24 10A, chloroplastic-like — MASSTSAALVNGLGSAFFTGGKKSQALFSAPLATRANGGAAPKRSIAMAAAAPKKSWLPGVRGGGNLVDPEWLDGSLPGDYGFDPLGLGKDPAFLKWYREAELIHGRWAMAAVLGIFVGQAWSGIPWFEAGAAPGAVAPFSFGTLLGTQLLLMGWVESKRWVDFFNPESQSVEWATPWSRTSENFANATGEQGYPGGKFFDPLGFAGTLKDGDYIPDEEKLDRLKLAEIKHARIAMLAMLIFYFEAGQGKTPLGALGL; from the exons ATGGCTTCTTCCACTTCAGCTGCATTGGTAAATGGGTTGGGATCTGCCTTCTTCACCGGTGGCAAGAAGAGCCAGGCTCTCTTCTCCGCCCCCCTCGCCACCAGAGCCAACGGTGGCGCCGCCCCCAAGAGGTCGATCGCCATGGCCGCCGCTGCCCCTAAGAAGTCTTGGCTCCCTGGCGTCAGGGGTGGCGGCAACTTGGTCGACCCTGAATGGCTTGATGGCTC GCTCCCTGGTGACTACGGCTTCGACCCGCTCGGGCTGGGGAAGGACCCAGCGTTCTTGAAATGGTACCGGGAGGCGGAACTGATCCACGGCAGGTGGGCCATGGCGGCAGTCCTAGGCATCTTCGTGGGACAGGCATGGAGCGGCATCCCGTGGTTCGAGGCCGGGGCTGCACCTGGGGCAGTGGCGCCTTTCTCGTTCGGGACCCTGCTAGGGACCCAACTCCTGTTGATGGGGTGGGTGGAGAGCAAGAGGTGGGTGGACTTCTTCAACCCGGAGTCCCAGTCGGTGGAATGGGCAACCCCGTGGTCGAGGACCTCAGAGAACTTCGCCAACGCCACTGGCGAGCAGGGCTACCCGGGCGGGAAGTTCTTTGACCCGCTTGGGTTCGCCGGGACACTTAAGGATGGGGATTACATCCCCGACGAGGAGAAGCTCGACAGATTGAAGCTCGCGGAGATCAAGCATGCGAGGATCGCGATGCTTGCGATGCTCATCTTCTACTTTGAGGCTGGACAAGGGAAGACACCCCTTGGAGCCCTTGGCTTGTAA